A region of Arvicanthis niloticus isolate mArvNil1 chromosome 18, mArvNil1.pat.X, whole genome shotgun sequence DNA encodes the following proteins:
- the Maf gene encoding transcription factor Maf, with protein sequence MASELAMNNSDLPTSPLAMEYVNDFDLMKFEVKKEPVETDRIISQCGRLIAGGSLSSTPMSTPCSSVPPSPSFSAPSPGSGSEQKAHLEDYYWMTGYPQQLNPEALGFSPEDAVEALISNSHQLQGGFDGYARGAQQLAAAAGAGAGASLGGSGEEMGPAAAVVSAVIAAAAAQSGAAPHYHHHHHHAAGHHHHPTAGAPGAAGSASASASGAGGAGGGGPASAGGGGGGGGGGGTAGAGGALHPHHAAGGLHFDDRFSDEQLVTMSVRELNRQLRGVSKEEVIRLKQKRRTLKNRGYAQSCRFKRVQQRHVLESEKNQLLQQVDHLKQEISRLVRERDAYKEKYEKLVSSGFRENGSSSDNPSSPEFFMYPRDSSTSVM encoded by the coding sequence atggcttcaGAACTGGCAATGAACAATTCCGACCTGCCCACCAGTCCCCTGGCCATGGAATATGTTAATGACTTCGATCTGATGAAGTTTGAAGTGAAAAAGGAACCGGTGGAGACCGACCGCATCATCAGCCAGTGCGGCCGTCTCATCGCCGGGGGCTCGCTGTCCTCCACCCCCATGAGCACGCCCTGCAGCTCGGTGCCCCCGTCCCCGAGCTTCTCAGCGCCCAGCCCGGGCTCGGGCAGCGAACAGAAGGCGCACCTGGAAGACTACTACTGGATGACCGGCTACCCGCAGCAGCTCAACCCGGAGGCGCTGGGCTTCAGCCCGGAGGACGCGGTCGAGGCTCTCATCAGCAACAGCCACCAGCTCCAGGGTGGCTTCGATGGCTATGCGCGGGGAGCGCAGCAGCTGGCCGCGGCAGCGGGAGCCGGCGCCGGCGCCTCCCTGGGCGGCAGCGGCGAGGAGATGGGCCCCGCCGCCGCCGTGGTGTCCGCCGTGATCGCCGCGGCCGCCGCGCAGAGCGGCGCGGCACCAcactaccatcatcaccaccaccacgcCGCGGGGCATCACCACCACCCGACGGCCGGCGCCCCGGGAGCGGCGGGCAGCGCGTCCGCCTCTGCGAGCGGCGCGGGTGGCGCGGGCGGCGGTGGCCCGGCCAGTGccgggggcggcggcggcggaggcggCGGCGGGGGCACGGCGGGGGCGGGGGGCGCCCTGCACCCGCACCATGCCGCGGGTGGCCTGCACTTCGATGACCGCTTCTCGGACGAGCAGTTGGTGACCATGTCGGTGCGCGAGCTGAACCGGCAGCTGCGCGGGGTCAGCAAGGAGGAGGTGATCCGACTGAAGCAGAAGAGGCGGACCCTGAAAAACCGCGGCTATGCCCAGTCCTGCCGCTTCAAGAGGGTGCAGCAGAGACACGTCCTGGAGTCGGAGAAGAACCAGCTGCTGCAGCAGGTCGACCACCTCAAGCAGGAGATCTCCAGGCTGGTGCGCGAAAGGGACGCCTACAAGGAGAAATACGAGAAGTTGGTGAGCAGCGGGTTCCGAGAAAACGGCTCGAGCAGCGACAACCCTTCCTCTCCCGAATTTTTCAT